One window of Cryobacterium arcticum genomic DNA carries:
- a CDS encoding sodium:proton antiporter, which yields MSASLTLVIVMAAMYAAGIYIMLERSLTRVLIGFLLVGNATNLLIFIMSGRPGSSPIVTGTSLDDTMVDPLPQVLMLTAIVINFGITALLLALIYRSWWLAQLGDEGDTLTDEHAAETSEDSEITFRSSTDDEAAVQASLDASEDGSDDDSSAVDATDRSDERAPAAGDAARTDREGGTR from the coding sequence ATGAGCGCCTCCCTGACCCTCGTGATCGTCATGGCCGCGATGTACGCCGCGGGCATCTACATCATGCTCGAACGCAGCCTCACCCGGGTGCTGATCGGGTTCCTGCTGGTGGGAAACGCCACCAACCTGCTGATCTTCATCATGAGCGGACGGCCCGGCAGCTCGCCGATCGTCACCGGCACGTCCCTGGACGACACCATGGTCGACCCGCTGCCGCAGGTGCTGATGCTCACCGCCATCGTGATCAACTTCGGGATCACGGCCCTGCTGCTCGCGCTGATCTACCGCTCCTGGTGGCTGGCCCAGCTCGGCGACGAGGGCGACACCCTCACCGACGAGCACGCCGCCGAAACCAGCGAAGACTCCGAAATCACGTTCCGGTCCTCCACCGACGACGAGGCCGCCGTGCAGGCATCGCTCGACGCCAGTGAGGACGGCAGCGACGACGACAGCTCGGCTGTTGACGCGACCGACCGCTCCGACGAACGCGCACCCGCCGCCGGCGACGCCGCGCGCACCGACCGCGAGGGCGGCACCCGATGA
- a CDS encoding Na+/H+ antiporter subunit A, translated as MATILLVFLLVSVLTPTLTRLLGLRVFYVVAVLPAIAFGYTLTQTSTVAAGGAATESLPWIPSLGISLSFRVDALAWLLALVVTGVGALVLIYCARYFDADEPSLGRFAALLLAFAGTMYGLVTADDILVMFMFWEITSVLSYLLIGHYTAKRESRGAALQALLVTTFGGLVMLIGVVMISVDAGTTSLAAIVANPTGTPVAIWAVLLILVGALSKSALIPFHFWLPAAMAAPTPVSAYLHAAAMVKAGIYLTARFAPGYADSPGWLPVLVTIGVWTMLVGAWRSLRQHDIKLMLAYGTVSQLGFLMVVVGFGTRDAALAGVALLLAHALYKATLFLVVGIIDHRAGTRDWRKLSGLGRREPALAAIALIAVASMAGLPPLLGFVAKESVFTAFLEAGEAGDGWGWIALAGTAIGSVLTVAYSAKFFWGAFGTRPSISDTPMHSSRWDFMLAPGILTVATIVLGPFIFLLDPVLAQYADTMPGEGDAHLMLWHGFEPALFLSIVVVALGLVIFWQRKRVARWQATVPAWVDAGHGYGHTVRFVDRIAARTTHLAQRGGLPQYLSTILVVFVLALGAVSFVNRTWPDAVVLWDYPAQVIIGLVMIIAAAMAARVGQRMTAVLLAGVTGYGLVALFAFHGAPDLALTQALVESITLVVVVLVLRRLPSRIAQHNRPMHRRRRALIGILVGLTMGTIAVISLGARQWPDMAKDLARLSVVEGHGNNIVNVMLVDIRAWDTMGEISVLIVVATGVASLLFVSGRSEQMPRLRESRKRREPKNRRRVVADPHASSAGHAVTRQSWLLGGRTQSAENRSILIEVLVRLLFHPAIVVSIYLLFAGHNLPGGGFAGGLLAGLALVARYLAGGRYELGEAVPIDPGKILGLGVVLAVGTAVGSIFVTGTPLESAYFQADVPLLGHLSFGTSSIFDIGVYLVVIGLSLDILRSLGSEIDRQSELDEPGDDDPDEPIIPAIGNASSDAGDAMGFDASSEWTPAEAPAPGTGPETAPITQPADPAEDSTPAGGTR; from the coding sequence ATGGCGACGATCCTCCTGGTTTTCCTGCTCGTTTCCGTGCTGACTCCCACGCTCACCCGACTGCTCGGGTTGCGCGTTTTTTATGTGGTCGCCGTTCTGCCCGCGATCGCGTTCGGCTACACCCTCACGCAAACCAGTACGGTCGCCGCCGGCGGGGCCGCCACCGAGAGCCTCCCGTGGATCCCGTCGCTCGGCATCAGCCTGTCCTTCCGGGTGGATGCGCTCGCCTGGCTGCTCGCCCTCGTCGTGACCGGTGTCGGCGCCCTGGTGCTCATCTACTGCGCCCGCTACTTCGACGCCGACGAGCCGAGCCTGGGCCGGTTCGCCGCTCTGCTGCTGGCCTTCGCCGGAACTATGTACGGGCTCGTCACCGCCGACGACATCCTGGTCATGTTCATGTTCTGGGAGATCACCAGCGTGCTCTCGTACCTGCTGATCGGGCACTACACCGCCAAGCGGGAGAGCCGCGGTGCCGCCCTGCAGGCCCTGCTGGTGACCACCTTCGGTGGCCTGGTCATGCTGATCGGCGTCGTGATGATCTCCGTCGACGCCGGAACCACCTCGCTGGCCGCGATCGTGGCGAACCCCACCGGCACGCCGGTCGCCATCTGGGCGGTGCTGCTGATCCTCGTCGGCGCCCTGTCGAAGTCCGCGCTCATCCCGTTCCACTTCTGGCTTCCGGCCGCGATGGCCGCACCCACCCCGGTGAGCGCCTACCTGCACGCCGCCGCCATGGTGAAGGCCGGCATCTACCTCACCGCCCGCTTCGCACCCGGCTACGCCGACTCACCCGGCTGGCTTCCGGTGTTGGTGACCATCGGCGTGTGGACCATGCTCGTGGGCGCCTGGCGGTCGCTGCGCCAGCACGACATCAAGCTGATGCTCGCCTACGGCACCGTCAGCCAGCTCGGCTTCCTCATGGTGGTCGTGGGCTTCGGCACCCGTGATGCCGCCCTCGCCGGGGTGGCGCTGCTGCTCGCGCATGCGCTGTACAAGGCGACCCTCTTCCTTGTGGTGGGTATCATCGACCATCGCGCCGGCACCCGCGACTGGCGCAAGCTCTCCGGCCTCGGCCGACGCGAACCGGCCCTGGCCGCGATCGCGCTCATCGCCGTCGCGTCGATGGCCGGGCTCCCGCCGCTGCTCGGCTTCGTGGCCAAGGAATCCGTCTTCACCGCATTCCTCGAAGCCGGCGAGGCCGGCGACGGTTGGGGCTGGATCGCCCTGGCCGGCACCGCGATCGGGTCCGTTCTCACGGTCGCCTACAGTGCCAAGTTCTTCTGGGGCGCGTTCGGCACCCGCCCGTCGATCAGCGACACCCCGATGCACTCCAGCCGGTGGGACTTCATGCTGGCCCCCGGCATCCTCACCGTCGCCACGATCGTGCTCGGCCCGTTCATCTTCCTGCTCGACCCGGTGCTTGCCCAATACGCCGACACCATGCCCGGCGAGGGCGACGCGCACCTGATGCTCTGGCACGGTTTCGAACCGGCGCTGTTCCTCAGCATCGTGGTCGTGGCCCTCGGCCTCGTCATCTTCTGGCAGCGCAAGCGCGTGGCCCGCTGGCAGGCCACGGTGCCGGCCTGGGTGGACGCCGGTCACGGCTACGGCCACACCGTGCGTTTCGTCGACAGAATCGCCGCCCGCACCACTCACCTCGCCCAGAGGGGCGGCCTGCCGCAGTACCTCTCGACCATCCTTGTGGTGTTCGTGCTGGCCCTCGGCGCCGTCTCGTTCGTCAACCGCACCTGGCCCGACGCCGTGGTGCTCTGGGACTACCCGGCCCAGGTCATCATCGGCCTGGTCATGATCATCGCCGCCGCGATGGCCGCCCGGGTCGGGCAGCGGATGACCGCGGTGCTGCTGGCCGGCGTCACCGGCTACGGGCTGGTCGCCCTGTTCGCCTTCCACGGTGCACCCGACCTGGCGCTCACCCAGGCGCTCGTCGAGTCGATCACCCTCGTGGTGGTGGTGCTCGTGCTGCGTCGCCTGCCCAGCCGTATCGCCCAGCACAATCGGCCCATGCACCGCCGCCGGCGCGCCCTCATCGGCATCCTGGTGGGCCTGACCATGGGCACCATCGCCGTCATCTCGCTCGGCGCCCGCCAATGGCCCGACATGGCCAAGGACCTGGCCCGGTTGTCCGTCGTGGAGGGCCACGGCAACAACATCGTCAACGTCATGCTCGTCGACATCCGCGCCTGGGACACCATGGGCGAGATCTCGGTGCTCATCGTCGTGGCCACCGGCGTCGCCAGCCTGCTATTCGTCTCCGGCCGCAGCGAGCAGATGCCGCGCCTGCGGGAGTCCCGCAAACGCCGCGAACCGAAGAACCGCCGCCGCGTCGTGGCCGACCCGCACGCAAGCTCCGCCGGGCATGCCGTGACCCGGCAGTCCTGGCTGCTCGGAGGGCGCACCCAGTCCGCCGAGAACCGGTCGATCCTCATCGAGGTGCTCGTCCGGCTGCTCTTCCACCCCGCAATCGTCGTGTCGATCTACCTGCTCTTCGCCGGCCACAACCTGCCGGGCGGCGGGTTCGCCGGCGGCCTCCTGGCCGGCCTGGCCCTCGTGGCCCGGTACCTGGCCGGCGGCCGGTACGAGCTGGGCGAAGCCGTGCCCATCGACCCGGGCAAGATCCTCGGACTCGGCGTGGTCCTCGCCGTCGGCACCGCCGTCGGGTCGATCTTCGTGACGGGCACCCCGCTCGAATCCGCCTACTTCCAGGCCGACGTGCCGCTGCTTGGGCACCTCTCCTTCGGCACCTCCAGCATCTTCGACATCGGGGTGTACCTCGTCGTGATCGGCCTGAGCCTGGATATTCTGCGCAGCCTCGGCAGCGAGATCGACCGGCAGAGCGAGCTCGACGAACCAGGCGACGACGACCCGGACGAGCCCATCATTCCCGCCATCGGCAACGCCTCCAGCGACGCCGGCGACGCGATGGGTTTCGACGCCTCCTCCGAGTGGACCCCAGCGGAGGCCCCGGCGCCGGGCACCGGACCTGAAACCGCCCCGATCACCCAGCCCGCCGACCCGGCGGAAGACAGCACACCGGCAGGAGGCACCCGATGA
- a CDS encoding amino acid permease yields MEHIDDALSVHEDQGLHKGLKARHVQMIAIGGAIGTGLFLGAGGRLASAGPALVFVYAICGFFAFLILRALGELVLHRPTSGSFVSYAREFFGEKTAFVTGWLYWLNWAMTAIVDVTAVALYMNFFGRYWAPFGEVPQWLFALIALAVVMSLNLLSVKVFGELEFWFALIKVVAIVVFLLVGTWMVIFGTPVEGAAVGFSLISDNGGWLPNGLLASVLVVQGVVFAYASIELIGTTAGETENPEKVMPKAINTVIVRIAVFYVGSILLLSLLLPYTAYEAGVSPFVTFFGSIGIDGVDVLMNLVVLTAALSSLNAGLYSTGRILRSMSLAGSAPRFAGKVSRNGVPFGGILLTGVVTLLGVALNAVVPDEAFEIVLNMAAIGIISAWGMIVLCQMRLQAWAKAGILTRPAFRMPGAPFTGYLTLAFLATVLVLMAFDWPVGTLTISSLGLIIPALVLGWYACRGRILEIAASRPPLPARGTSPRP; encoded by the coding sequence CTGGAGCACATCGACGACGCGTTGAGTGTGCACGAAGACCAGGGTCTGCATAAGGGGCTCAAGGCCCGCCACGTGCAGATGATCGCGATCGGCGGCGCCATCGGCACCGGCCTGTTCCTCGGCGCAGGCGGACGGCTCGCCAGCGCCGGCCCCGCCCTGGTGTTCGTGTACGCCATCTGCGGTTTCTTCGCGTTCCTCATCCTGCGGGCGCTCGGCGAGCTGGTGCTGCACCGGCCCACCTCGGGCTCGTTCGTGTCGTATGCGCGGGAGTTCTTCGGTGAGAAGACCGCGTTCGTCACCGGCTGGCTGTACTGGCTCAACTGGGCGATGACGGCCATCGTCGACGTGACGGCGGTGGCGCTGTACATGAACTTCTTCGGCCGCTACTGGGCGCCGTTCGGCGAGGTGCCGCAGTGGTTGTTCGCCCTGATCGCCCTGGCCGTGGTGATGAGCCTCAACCTGCTCTCGGTCAAGGTGTTCGGCGAGCTGGAGTTCTGGTTCGCGCTGATCAAGGTCGTCGCGATCGTGGTGTTCCTCCTGGTGGGCACCTGGATGGTCATCTTCGGCACCCCGGTGGAAGGAGCCGCCGTCGGCTTCTCCCTCATCTCCGACAACGGCGGCTGGCTGCCCAACGGTCTGCTCGCCTCGGTGCTCGTGGTGCAGGGCGTGGTCTTCGCCTACGCGTCGATCGAGCTGATCGGCACCACCGCCGGCGAGACCGAGAACCCGGAGAAGGTGATGCCCAAGGCCATCAACACGGTCATCGTGCGCATCGCGGTGTTCTACGTCGGCTCGATCCTGCTGCTCTCGCTGTTGTTGCCGTACACGGCATATGAGGCTGGAGTGAGCCCGTTCGTGACGTTCTTCGGCTCGATCGGCATCGACGGGGTCGACGTGCTCATGAACCTCGTGGTGCTCACCGCGGCTCTGTCGTCGCTGAACGCCGGACTGTATTCCACCGGGCGCATCCTTCGGTCGATGTCGCTGGCCGGGTCGGCGCCGCGCTTCGCCGGCAAGGTGAGCCGCAACGGGGTACCGTTCGGCGGCATCCTGCTCACCGGTGTCGTCACCCTGCTCGGAGTGGCGCTGAACGCGGTCGTGCCCGACGAGGCGTTCGAGATCGTGCTCAACATGGCCGCGATCGGCATCATCAGCGCGTGGGGCATGATCGTGCTCTGCCAGATGCGGCTGCAGGCCTGGGCGAAGGCGGGCATCCTCACCCGGCCGGCGTTCCGGATGCCCGGCGCCCCGTTCACCGGCTACCTCACCCTGGCGTTCCTGGCCACGGTTCTCGTGCTGATGGCCTTCGATTGGCCGGTCGGTACGCTCACGATCAGCTCGCTGGGCCTGATCATCCCGGCGCTGGTGCTGGGCTGGTACGCCTGCCGGGGCCGCATCCTCGAGATCGCGGCGTCCCGTCCCCCGCTGCCGGCCCGCGGAACCTCCCCGCGGCCCTAA
- a CDS encoding MFS transporter has product MSFTAPISLPSTGMPRPDQKAPTGAFPWIGLIALSAAVFLSVTSEMLPTGLLPEMSTSLGVSQSDVGLLVSWFAFTVVLTSTPLALLTRRMPRHGLIVLVLIVFALSNVLTAIAPDYTFVVISRVIGGLAHGLFWGVVGAYSAHLVPKDQIARAVSITIAGGTLAFVFGVPLGTFLGHLLGWRLSFIVLAGLMLVGAVVIWRFLPKVEHYTGKRTESVTTATGTITVAKLPRDPTIGPVALVCVITALTMIGHYTFYTYIAPFLSDTLGVGSDAVAPLLFAYGIAGALGLFISGVVFSKRPQLGLVLGMSVTVVSVTVLALFTQTLPVAIGAFLVWGLAFGTFPPLLQTRLLHTASVRIRDTASAVYTTAFNVGIGLGAFVGAFLLDQVGLGSVPFVYVGIIVLALALVLASDIVIRRRAL; this is encoded by the coding sequence ATGTCATTTACCGCGCCCATCTCGCTGCCGTCCACCGGTATGCCTCGCCCCGATCAGAAGGCCCCTACCGGAGCCTTCCCGTGGATCGGCCTGATCGCCCTCTCCGCCGCCGTCTTCCTCTCGGTCACCTCCGAGATGCTGCCCACCGGCCTGCTGCCCGAAATGAGCACCTCGCTCGGGGTCAGCCAGTCCGACGTGGGCCTGCTCGTGTCCTGGTTCGCGTTCACGGTCGTGCTCACCAGCACGCCGCTGGCGCTGCTGACCCGACGGATGCCCCGGCACGGCCTGATCGTTCTCGTGCTCATCGTGTTCGCGTTGAGCAACGTGCTCACCGCCATCGCGCCCGACTACACCTTCGTCGTCATCTCCCGGGTGATCGGCGGACTGGCGCACGGCCTGTTCTGGGGCGTCGTGGGCGCCTACTCCGCGCACCTCGTGCCCAAGGACCAGATCGCCAGGGCCGTGTCGATCACCATCGCCGGCGGCACCCTCGCGTTCGTGTTCGGTGTGCCGCTTGGCACCTTCCTCGGCCACCTGCTCGGCTGGCGGCTCTCGTTCATCGTGCTCGCCGGGCTGATGCTCGTGGGCGCCGTGGTGATCTGGCGGTTCCTGCCCAAGGTCGAGCACTACACGGGCAAGCGCACCGAGTCCGTCACGACGGCGACCGGAACCATCACGGTGGCCAAGCTGCCCCGTGACCCCACCATCGGCCCGGTCGCGCTGGTCTGCGTGATCACCGCGCTCACGATGATCGGGCACTACACCTTCTACACCTACATCGCACCGTTCCTCAGCGACACCCTCGGGGTGGGCAGCGACGCCGTCGCGCCACTCCTGTTCGCGTACGGCATCGCCGGCGCACTCGGCCTGTTCATCAGCGGCGTCGTGTTCAGCAAGCGCCCGCAGCTGGGCCTGGTGCTCGGGATGTCGGTGACGGTCGTCAGCGTCACCGTGCTGGCGCTGTTCACCCAGACGCTGCCCGTGGCGATCGGCGCGTTCCTGGTCTGGGGCCTCGCGTTCGGCACCTTCCCGCCGCTGCTGCAGACCCGGTTGCTGCACACCGCGTCGGTGCGCATCCGCGACACCGCCAGCGCCGTCTACACCACCGCGTTCAACGTCGGCATCGGCCTGGGCGCGTTCGTGGGCGCCTTCCTGCTCGACCAGGTGGGCCTGGGCTCCGTGCCGTTCGTCTACGTGGGCATCATCGTGCTCGCCCTGGCGCTCGTGCTGGCCAGCGACATCGTCATTCGCCGCCGCGCGCTCTGA
- a CDS encoding riboflavin kinase, whose translation MTEGTLRALDTRPTTITGTVIHGNAWGRVIGFPTANIEVPDLMAHTGIWAAIVHGEGLPAAGALAAVSVGTRPTYYGDAGHPLLEAHLLDFAGDLYGQELSVELRLFLRAEVAFVDTPALVDQLAIDVQNTRDWYAAGARAAA comes from the coding sequence ATGACCGAAGGAACCCTGCGGGCGCTCGACACTCGGCCGACGACCATCACCGGAACCGTCATCCACGGCAACGCCTGGGGCCGGGTGATCGGCTTCCCCACCGCGAACATCGAGGTCCCAGACCTCATGGCGCACACCGGCATCTGGGCCGCCATCGTGCACGGCGAGGGGCTGCCGGCCGCCGGCGCGCTCGCGGCCGTGTCGGTGGGTACCCGCCCCACCTACTACGGTGACGCCGGGCATCCGCTGCTCGAAGCGCACCTGCTCGATTTCGCCGGCGACCTCTACGGCCAGGAACTGTCCGTCGAGCTGCGGCTGTTCCTGCGCGCGGAGGTGGCCTTCGTCGACACGCCCGCCCTCGTCGACCAGCTCGCCATCGACGTGCAGAACACCCGGGACTGGTACGCCGCCGGGGCCCGCGCCGCCGCCTGA
- the purU gene encoding formyltetrahydrofolate deformylase: MNPSLPPAHHHHLVVTLVCPDQPGIVHDVSGAIVGARGNITESQQFSSADTGRFFIRLQVESPADRAEMQAALAPVVEKYGMASVIDVVGRPLRTLVLASTAGHCVNDLLFRQRGGQLPVEVPLVLSNHGTLRDLVGFYGVPFESLPITDAASKAAFEARVVEAVEEFDIELVVLARYMQILSPELCAYLEGRAINIHHSFLPGFKGANPYKQAHARGVKLIGATAHFVTSELDEGPIVEQNVVRVDHSRTPAELVAIGQDEESRTLTQAVKWFAENRVLLDGVRTIIFK; the protein is encoded by the coding sequence ATGAACCCCAGCCTGCCGCCCGCGCACCATCACCACCTGGTCGTCACTCTCGTCTGCCCCGACCAGCCGGGCATCGTGCACGACGTCAGCGGCGCCATCGTGGGCGCCCGCGGCAACATCACCGAGAGCCAGCAGTTCTCCAGCGCCGATACCGGCCGGTTCTTCATCCGCCTGCAGGTGGAATCCCCCGCCGACCGCGCCGAGATGCAGGCCGCGCTCGCGCCCGTCGTGGAGAAGTACGGCATGGCGTCGGTGATCGACGTCGTCGGCCGGCCGCTGCGCACCCTGGTGCTCGCGTCCACCGCCGGGCACTGCGTCAACGACCTGCTCTTCCGTCAGCGCGGCGGCCAGCTGCCCGTGGAGGTGCCGCTGGTGCTCAGCAACCACGGCACCCTGCGCGACCTGGTCGGCTTCTACGGTGTGCCGTTCGAGTCGCTACCCATCACGGATGCGGCGAGCAAGGCCGCCTTCGAGGCCCGCGTCGTGGAGGCCGTCGAGGAGTTCGACATCGAACTGGTGGTGCTGGCCCGCTACATGCAGATCCTCTCCCCCGAACTCTGCGCGTACCTCGAGGGCCGGGCCATCAACATCCACCACTCGTTCCTGCCCGGCTTCAAGGGCGCCAACCCCTACAAGCAGGCGCACGCCCGCGGGGTGAAGCTCATCGGCGCCACGGCGCACTTCGTCACCAGCGAGCTGGACGAGGGCCCGATCGTCGAGCAGAACGTCGTGCGGGTGGACCACTCCCGCACGCCCGCCGAGCTCGTCGCGATCGGTCAGGACGAGGAGAGCCGCACGCTCACCCAGGCCGTGAAGTGGTTCGCTGAGAACCGCGTGCTGCTCGACGGAGTGCGCACCATCATCTTCAAGTAG
- a CDS encoding YrdB family protein translates to MNDTRPTPAVGVNDVLRFVLELFAFVSLALWGFLAWPLPWPGILFGILAPAFAILVWALFRSPKAVFRLDPFGKAIVEIFVFGAAALAWWDLGQPIVAVVFAVVATVSGVLSGRKELGA, encoded by the coding sequence GTGAACGACACCCGCCCCACCCCCGCCGTCGGCGTCAACGACGTCCTGCGTTTTGTGCTCGAACTCTTCGCCTTCGTGAGCCTGGCGCTCTGGGGGTTCCTGGCCTGGCCGCTGCCGTGGCCGGGCATCCTGTTCGGTATCCTCGCGCCCGCGTTCGCGATCCTGGTCTGGGCGCTGTTCCGGTCGCCGAAGGCCGTGTTCCGGCTCGACCCGTTCGGCAAGGCGATCGTGGAGATCTTCGTGTTCGGCGCCGCCGCCCTCGCCTGGTGGGACCTCGGCCAGCCGATCGTGGCGGTCGTCTTCGCGGTCGTCGCCACGGTCAGTGGCGTGCTCTCCGGCCGCAAGGAACTCGGCGCCTGA
- a CDS encoding MFS transporter produces MRRIRFPFGSTPSRTANEPRLGRDVYVLGVIAFFVMVGFGVVVPVLPVYVKSFGVGNLEIGAVVSAFALMRFVASPVCGKLIDWAGERTILAVGIGIVAVSSGLVGIAGSYPQLLLLRGAGGIGSAMFTVAAMTLLLRTTAPGIRGRAVGFYQGGFLIGGMAGPALGGLLATISLTAPFFFYAGTLAVAGVTGLVLLQPATRVAAGGTGAAAPLLPLRTVLRDPRFRAACLANFSQGWSSFGVRGALVPVLVVEVLKGPSAWTGIAFAIAAVAQTLALAPASRFVDTVGRKPAIIGAFLVAAVTITAIPFAPNIVLLTVLLCVYGVAAAFMGTAPAASVGDAAGSAGGRPVAIFSMFSDFGAIVGPLVAGLLADTVSYPAAFLLGGLLFVATSLYALRMPGGLPAQPAAEPPVIDPVDR; encoded by the coding sequence ATGCGACGCATCCGTTTTCCGTTCGGCTCCACCCCCAGCCGAACGGCGAACGAACCCCGGCTCGGCCGGGACGTCTACGTTCTCGGTGTCATCGCATTCTTCGTCATGGTGGGCTTCGGCGTGGTGGTTCCGGTGCTGCCGGTCTACGTGAAGAGCTTCGGCGTGGGCAACCTCGAGATCGGCGCCGTGGTGTCGGCGTTCGCCCTGATGCGCTTCGTCGCCAGCCCGGTCTGCGGCAAGCTCATCGACTGGGCCGGGGAACGCACCATCCTGGCCGTGGGCATCGGCATCGTTGCCGTGTCCAGCGGCCTGGTCGGCATCGCCGGCAGCTACCCGCAGCTGTTGCTGCTGCGCGGCGCTGGCGGCATCGGTTCGGCGATGTTCACCGTCGCGGCGATGACGCTGCTCCTGCGCACCACCGCCCCGGGTATCCGTGGCCGCGCGGTCGGCTTCTACCAGGGCGGCTTCCTCATCGGCGGCATGGCCGGGCCCGCGCTCGGTGGCCTGCTCGCCACCATCTCGCTCACCGCCCCGTTCTTCTTCTACGCCGGCACCCTCGCCGTCGCCGGCGTGACCGGCCTGGTGCTGTTGCAGCCGGCCACCCGCGTCGCCGCCGGCGGCACCGGTGCGGCCGCGCCGTTGCTGCCGCTCCGCACGGTGCTGCGCGACCCCCGTTTCCGGGCCGCCTGCCTGGCCAACTTCTCCCAGGGCTGGTCGTCGTTCGGTGTGCGCGGCGCGCTCGTGCCGGTTCTCGTTGTCGAGGTGCTCAAGGGCCCCAGCGCCTGGACCGGTATCGCCTTCGCGATCGCCGCCGTCGCGCAGACCCTCGCGTTGGCGCCGGCGTCCCGGTTCGTCGACACCGTGGGCCGCAAACCCGCCATCATCGGGGCATTCCTCGTGGCGGCCGTGACGATCACGGCCATCCCATTCGCGCCGAACATCGTGCTGCTCACGGTGCTGCTCTGCGTCTACGGGGTCGCCGCGGCGTTCATGGGCACCGCGCCGGCCGCATCCGTCGGTGACGCCGCCGGCAGCGCGGGCGGGCGCCCGGTGGCGATCTTCTCGATGTTCTCCGACTTCGGCGCCATCGTCGGCCCGCTCGTGGCCGGCCTGCTCGCCGACACCGTGTCGTACCCGGCCGCGTTCCTGCTCGGGGGCCTGCTGTTCGTCGCCACGTCGCTCTACGCGCTGCGGATGCCCGGCGGCCTGCCCGCGCAGCCCGCCGCGGAGCCGCCGGTCATCGACCCCGTTGACCGCTGA